In the Nothobranchius furzeri strain GRZ-AD chromosome 1, NfurGRZ-RIMD1, whole genome shotgun sequence genome, GGGGAGTGATTTTGCTGTCAGCTCGTGTCTACTGGATGGGAAATAAACCTCCGAACTTCTCCAACTCTGACAACCCGGCTGCTGATTCGTCACATCTTCTCACCCGAATGCTGACATTCCTTTACTTGCCCGCTGCCAATGCCTGGCTCCTGCTTTGCCCAGACAAGCTCAGTTTTGATTGGTCTATGGATGCTGTACCCTTGGTCAGATCTTTGACTGACTGGAGGAACCTTTACACCATTGCCTTTTACGGGGGATTTATCCTTCTGGCTTTCTTTGGCCTTCGAGGTCTGATTTCCACAGCTAAGGAGAGCATTGGGAAAGCCCATATGACAAATGGGAAGTCTATTACTAATGGGAATGGTTACCATGTCCCTGACACAAACCAAAACACAGATCTGGGTTTGCCAAAAACTGGCCTGAATGGATCAGCCTCACCCTACCACTGCTCCCCGCAGATGCCCCTGCCCCCTACAGAAAGCCTTTTAGTGTTTTCATTAGGCATCTTGGCATTGCCTTTCATTCCAGCCACCAACTTATTCTTTTATGTTGGTTTTGTAATAGCAGAGAGGGTACTTTACATCCCCAGTGTAGGGTTTTGCTTACTGGTTGCAGCTGGTGCAAGAACATTGTACATCAGGCTGAGGACCAGAGGCTGCAAGACTTTGATGTTGTGTTTTTGCATTGGACTGGTGCTGCTGAACGGACTCAGAACTGTTCAAAGGAACAAAGACTGGAGCAACGAGGAAAATCTTTACAAGTCTGGAATCAATGTGAACCCTGCAAAAGGTGAGAATGCCATCAGTAATCATTAGGCCCCAAGCCTTAAATATTAAAAAgtgggttattattattattattattattattattattattattattattttgcatccATTTACTAACATGTGTCTGTTGTAGCCTGGGGAAATTTAGGGAACGTCCTGAAGAATCAGGGCAAGATGGCCGAGGCAGAGACAGCTTACCGGAATGCTCTGCACTACAGAGGGAACATGGCTGACATGCTTTACAATCTGTGAGTGTTTCAGATGCTTATTCCACCTCCCTTGTTTGCACAGTCCTGACACGAGCTCCTTCTGATTCCTCTCATCCATCATATAAGAGAACGGCAGCAGCAGAGGACCGAGAAAGGCAGACAGGAGAGAACAGACCGAGCGCTGGAGTGGAATAACTTACAAACAAAAATAGCTCTAATGAAACACGTCTCCTTGATGCTTTTTCTGTGACTGATTTGATTAGTCATGTCTGCGGAGCCTTTGGGGGGACACAAAACTATTTCTGTTCCTGAGAAAAAGGTGTTAAAGGTGCCGAAGCCTAAAAATGGACCCATTTTCTAAATCTCGCTCCTCCTCTCCATCTTGCAGATAATAAAGAGCCAAATAGGGTTTATTGTTCTTTTGAGTGTGGTGGATGTTACCATCTAAATGACCCCCTCATCACTCTGATTCGCTGCTAATTCATTACCTTGCCTCTGTAGTTTTGAGTGAAACTCTAAAACTGCAGTGATGTCAAATGTTAACAGTGTCCCTTCTTGGCAGGGGGTTGCTGCTGCAGGAGGGCGAACGTTTCACTGAAGCGCTGCATTATTACAAAATGGCCATTGGGAGTCGGCCGACTCTGGCATGTAGGTAGACTTCTgttttgtcactaatgtatgatggggtTTTAGTTAGCATTTTAAGATCCAGATAGAGCTTTGGATTGCTACCAGTGTTATTGCCGAACTGGATTTTCTTTTTATCGCACGGTCATTTGAAGGACTAGCTTGACAGAGGAATGACAACATTCAATCTCACACCTGAGCGATTGCATTTGAGATGAGGGTTCGTCTTTCACCGAGTCAAAGACTCttgtctaaagcttggtttatgcttgacgcattcactttccgcgcggtgatgcggctcgcggatggaacgcgcttcacaactcgcagcgtttatggtttgtgcggctcgtctctgcggtgagccaatattctcccaaactgaacggggcagcatggagctctacagcatgcatccaacactacaccatagtagaagtagaaattactgtttacaacatgacattccagcatttttaacagcgttctcgtcttttccgacagtgcgagctatttctctccaagaattattaacaacgtgttgatcacggtgatctctgagagctgaatcatacaaatgtctgtatttacgaacctctgccgtactagttcttgccggtccgccatgtttttccgcgtccgtccgtccgcgtggttagacattttctgaggtgcgcgttgcggaaattctgggcccgtgcggaggcgcggtggaggggcgtggttgttaaaatgacgcaaaatgacgcaacttttccgcgcggagccgtgcagacctcgcggacgcgtcaagcataaaccaaccttaaaggaCAAAGTTCTCAATGCCTCATGGTTGGTCACCATAAATTCCCTTTAAAGGGGCAGTGTGTAATATGTGTGccctgtgtgtaaaaaaaaaaaagtgactctttagcgccgtgcAGCTACGGTCGCCCACTCATCAATAAGGGAAAATGTCAACAGCCTCCAGCATTCACTCCAGCCATCAGGTTCACTCTTTATAAATAACATGAGCTTGATAATTGCCAATTTCTCTAGCCTAATCCAAACAGAGCAAAAAACTACGATTGAGCAAATAAAACATGGTCAGACCGCTTGAAGGGCACAGCTATCGCCGATTCACACACAGAGGATGGGCTGCGTCAGCCAGGGAGTCTGGTGTCACATGATCTCATGGATCAGCGGTGGAGTAAACAAGCTGGCTGCTGCTTAACAACCAGCTAAGGGATGAACGCTGCAGTGAGCTTGGGAGACGTTGGGGAGATAAAGTAAATAATGCTAGCTTAGCCAATGGCTAGTGGACAAGCActggagcgtgttgggagagACATGACAGGCTGTGGGAGGAGAAAGAACTTCAGGAGGCATCTTGAAGAAGGAATTTGATAGGTTTGGACCAGATTGGGGGCTCTAGTACTCAAGGGGCTCTCTTgtactgtacaatgttcagcgccttgggcttcctgacagggttgcggaaggcgctttgattgattgatctagTATGAAGTAAAGACAAATGAGCAACCTGAGGTGAGTTAGGGAGTTAGGGACACCCTTTGGAGGCCGGTGTCCAGCTAATAGCGGACGGGGATCTCATCAAATGCGGCTGCAGATTTGGACACAATGAGCTCTTGACAAATTTGACTTGTTTTCCAATCATTGTTTTTCAAACTAACCGAGTAAAGCAGCGGTGTACTCATTCTTCTTAGTTAGTTTGGCAGAGTCCATGCTTCCAGGGCAAACTGCTGCCCTCCGCTGTTTCTTTCAAGTTAGTCAAAGTGCAAACGCAGAGTTTGTATATGTCCCTTAACAACTGCCATATGTCAATATGGCACATGGCCGTGAAGCGTCGACCAtatgttatttatttaaaaatttcAAGCTGAGAGGATCATTTAGAATAGATGTTGGTGAGAAGTattaatgaaaaagggcacttttgtgaGCGGGATACACAGACATTGAGAGTAGACAGGTAAACATATTACACACTGTGGCTTTAAATCTCTTGAGCTTTCTCTTTTTGGTTCTAACCAGATTTATTTATACTTCCTACTTTGTTCTAAATTATTATTTGATCTACTTTTGACTTCTTACCTTTCTAGTattattctgtgtttttattcttcCAAATATTTATTTCCTTCATAAACATAGTAGCTTGAATAAAAGGAACAAGAAACCTCAGGACAGGTGTAGCAGTCAGAAGGGTTTAGATTGATTTTACCTGTAGACTGATGGTGGTTTTATTAACTTGGGTCTCCTTTCTGGACTCACAGCGGCCTACTTGAACACAGGAATAATCTTGATGAATCAGGGCAACCTGGAAGAAGCCAAACGCACCTTCCTCACTTGCGCAGAGATCCCAGATGAGAACTTAAAGGACCCACATGCCCATAAGAGCTCCGTAACCAGCTGCCTGTACAACCTGGGAAAGCTGCTCCATGAACAGGGCCAGCAGGAGGTTAGTGTGCATAATCTAAAGATAAGGATGGCATCTTTATGCATTTATGATCTGAACTCAAACGAACCTTCACCTGCTGCAGGACGCCCTGCTGGTTTATAAAGAAGCCGTGCAGAAAATGCCGAGACAGTTTGCGCCTCACAGCCTTTTTAACATGATGGGTGAGTTAATGTCGGACTTTTGTTTGAACTGCAGCAGCTGAAAAGCCCAGATGTTTAATCATGGTGGCAACTTCTCCAATGTTAATAAGTGTTTGATGATATAATAAAGCAGTTAGATGTAATTACTGTTATTAGATGAGCATCAACTCTGCAGGAGTCTGGGACTAGTGATGATTTGATATCTTTGTTTCCATTTCCATATTCTGTCTGTTAGTTTTTATGAGCTTTAAATTGagtaaaacagttttttttaaggcAGGACTCGAGCCACCTGTTGGGTTTGACCCTTTAGAGTTAGAGGAGAGTTAAAGctaatccgtgtcatacatcacttCCCCCTCTTTGTTATTATAGCACTAATTACGTTATTGGAGGCTCATCCTGATCACATAGCAGGCAAATGTCAGCATGAATTCCTGAGACGGACCGAGTGGCGTTGGAATAATAAAGAGGGAAAGAATGAAAATAAGAAGATGTTTTGTCAGGTGTCGACGAGGAGTAACAGAGGTTTTATTAACGCGACGAAGGCTAAAGAATACTTTTTACAAACTGATGTCATTCGGCTATCCCGTTATTCCTGGTAGCCCAGAGGATAACAGGATAGTCTGATGACATCTTATTATTCTGTCATCAAATCCAATAAAACATGTTAAAAATGTGTTGATCTTTGCAAAAGTTGCGGCCGACCTACATCAGTAAAGTCTGCTAACCCCATTTTGTAATTTGCTTCAGCTGTgaagtttttacatttttattcacaagatatttaaatggtaaatggcctgtatttgatatagcgccttctagagtcctggaaccccctaaggcgctttacaacacaatcagtcattcacccattcacacacacattcacacactggtggggatgagctacgatgtagccaaagctgccctggggcgcactgacagaggcgaggctgccgagcacaggtaccaccggtccctccgaccaccaccagcaggcaacgtgggttaagtgtcttgcccaaggacacaacgacagcgacagactgagcggggctcgaacctgcaaccttctgattgcggggcgaacacttaactcctgtgccaccgtcgccccatacatTTAAAATGTATATTAACCAAAGAAAAATGCTAATCCTTTTTAATCCTTTGTGGCAATAAGATAATAATGCTAACATTATTATTACCATTACAATAATGATCATGTGTGGTAATGATGTTAAACTTTTATATATTTTAGCAACTCTTTAAGTATTCATGATTAAACTGAAGAAAGAGAAAtaatcttttataaaacacaTCTCATGACAATAATCAGGAAGAGCTTcaataaatcaaaataaaaaagaagattaaaaatgattaaaaatgattATAAAATCGGAAAAagttgtgaggaaagggaaagagaaaatgaatatgaTGAATGAAGATGAAAAATAATTATTAAGCACATATAAAATAAGGTATAGGAGGATAATTATGCTAGTAAACAGACAATAAATATAATAATCTCTAATATTTTACTgtggttttaattaaaattaaactttttaaGTGTCTTTTCTTCTTTTGTTAAATACCGGCTTGCCCGTTCACATAATTGTTTCATAATTAGGAAATGattttcaaaatgtgcaaataTCCCAATGAAATAAACTGTTTCATTATGTAAATGTAGAATCATCTAGAATAATAGAGCTGTCGCATTTATCTTCACAGATTATTATTTCATGCAGTTTTATTTCTTTGGGATTTAGAAGGAATGTAAATCTGTAAAAATGAATCCTGTCTTTTTGTGTGTGTCGGTTCAGGAGAGGCCTACATGAGGCTTGACAGGCTGGAGGAAGCTGCCTACTGGTACAAAGAGTCCCTGAGAGTCAAGCCTGACCACATCCCCGCCCACCTCACCTACGGCAAACTCTTGTCCATCACCGTACGTACCATCACGCAAAACATGAAAGCTGACCATCACAGGAATAACTGTGGTGATTAGCTTTGTGTCAGAGGGAATGGATAAGTTAAGACACAGCAAAGCAAGGCAAACTGCGGAGTGTCACTAATCTTCTCCGAAATAACGTCTCACACCTTTAAGGATTTTCCCCTGCTCAAAAAAATCCTCTTAATTCCTCAGATTTCTGCCGTTCTGTGAAAACAAAAGCACACAGTGACTCGTGTGTTCACAGCTGACTCAAGTTTAGACTGTGGACATGAACTGCGCGCCCTTTGCACCCCTCCTGGAGATGTTTGACCCTTTTCCTTCCTCAGCCTCTAGTACCAAGCTAAGAGACAACCGGCCGGTGCACAGGCTGCAGCTGTTATCTTTCAGGATCTAAAACCATAGTTCCTCTTTTGGTAGACagatctgaacacacacacacacacacacacttgcagagACACATAAAGTGCTCTTCTGCCTCTAGCTAAGGGGGCTCCAGACTATTGCAGCACCCCGACACACAGCTACCTCCACTGCATCAGGGCTTAACAAACAGGAGATTGGATGGACTCTGGACAATAGGCCAGGGGACAGGCTTATAATGCAATTACTCTGCTTCCTTATTGAATCACTTCACTTTTGGCTGTCCCACCCCAGTCAATTAACAACACAGACCAGGAAGGGAAAGGTCAAAATTAATTCTAGTACTTTGGTTAACCCCAACATGTGCTGCCATGCTGTGAGATCTGGATTGCCTTCAGCCTAGATGGGATCTTATCCTCTTTCCTCCAACACTAACGGATGTGAGAGGCAGTCATTTGGCTCAGTGTAATATCTCCTTCTCCAGTCTTGCTGGAGTTCAAATAGAGTATTCTCGCTCAGCGTTTAGCTAATCTGTGGGTTTATCCTGAGTCCCACTAACATTAACAGCCAGAGTCAAGTTTCAAAAACAATGCATTTCACTTGTTttggggtttttattttatttgctgcATTTCTGCTCCTTCTCAGCATCGTAATCACGAAACAAAGAGCTCAAATGCCCAAAGTTCAGCAAGTTCAAAAGTTTAGAGACATTATTCATACACAAAGGCAAACTTGCTTTGCAGTAAGGTGAGTCAAAACATTAGAAACTTTGTCATGTGAACATTATCACAACATAAAAGCCATAGGTTATTTAGGAGGCTTGTGGTAGGAAGGGTGGAACTGGTGGGCCCTTTAAAAGCCAGACAGGATCCAGTTGTATTCTCTCTTCAGCTTACTGAACCGTTTGGTTCAGACAGTTCTTTTTAAGAGACACCATCGGATAAATCAAACCAATTCAACAAAATATTAATAAAACATAGAAACGGAGCGTGAGATAGACAGGTGGATTggtctgcgtctgcagtgatgccggcgttgtaccggtctgtcgcggtgaagagagagctgagccggaaagtgaagctcttgatttaccggttgatctacgttcctacccaaaatccaggacacgctggagggactatgtctctcggctggccagggggtACTTTAGGatgccccggaggagctggcccatgtggctggggagagggaagtctgggcctccctgcttaggctgctgcccccgcagcaTGACCCTGGATAAGCGGGGGATGGGTGGATCACTGTAATGGAATCAGACCGTGAGactagtgaagattcacacctctagtaaAAACTGTACCAAGGTATTTTGTATGTGTCAACAAATTCTATCCTCTGATCTTTTATAGCAAATTGGACCTTCTTTGAAACTCTCCTCACCATTTGAAGTACAGTAAAGAGTTCCCACTAAATGCATTCAGCAAACAGTGCAGTCTTCAAGAATCAGATGATTGTTGGAACAACAGGAACTTAAAAGAATACGGGAGTGCAGAGAGCCTAATTAGGATGTGAGCAGACTGCACCAGAGTAGAAAAGTGCTGCTTGGTCCACAGAGCAGCCTGGGGCACTAATGTTTATGTTTAGTTATTTAgcggacgcttttatccaaagcgacttacaatttataacctatagggcatgtcgtgatctgtgggggaaaccggagtccccggaggaaacccacgcatgcatggggagaacacggaactccgcgcagaaaggccgcagccgagtttcgaacctgcaacctttgtgctgcgaggcaacagtgctgacaaactgcgccaccatgcagcccacattGATTGTTAATGTGTGGACTTTTTAAATTAGACAACGTTGGACTGAAAAAGGAAGATCTACTCTTTTGTGAATCTGAGCCTATGTGCACTAGTTAATAAACAGAGCTATATTACTGCTGTAACCTTTAACATGAAGAGCAGATAAAGAAACATCCTTCTGACCGCTTTAAAAACTGGCCTGCAACCTTTCATAAACACACTAAGTTTGGAGGAGCAATTGGCTAAGAAGTTTAATTGGATGCAAAGAAGCCAGAGAGATTGTAAAATATGCTATTGGGTCCCGATGGGCCCTCCATTCATGTAGAGCAACTGTTGACACGGAAAAAAGCTAATGAGGCAACTCGAATACGCTCAGCCTTCTCGCTTCTTATTGAATGGCAAGTCCATCAGCAATGTGGAAGCAATCAGTGCTGGAGCATGAAACATAAGTGATGaagatattcacacacacacacacacacacacacacacacacacacacacacacacacacacacacacacacacacacacacacacacactaaacattTGTCTTGAAAATGCTTCTATTGGCCCTTTGCAccaacgtcacctaatcacgtgggtccaccatggtggacggcaaaagcatgtaaacagtgagcgacacgattactaaacaaagggaaaagtagcgcctgaaattgtttttgcgatcaaaacaaaaacaaaactcctccagcattccttcaactagttcatgcccagttcagttatcagaagaagtagcgcatctagcggggctcatagagagcggtatgctaactagcttaccaacgttagcttacgttctctctgcagctgttcaccgatgtaaacatgttgctgactttgcctaaattcacccctctggatttataacattgttataaacagtgtttcactttacaccaaagctgattgttaaaaagtccggatctctaccagcttctgttgctggtggtgttaccgggttcagctgctgctctcacaccggaatgaggagatctctgaacgccgacgctcatataaataaataatataattttaacacacgtaatcatacatcggagctttaatattgttaatcatTGTCGCGCTttgcactacagtggacggagcgcagcctccgtggtgaaataccgatccatcaggattatcagtaactagtataaacacatcacatttatccctgtccctgtcttcctcgtgaaataaatgaacgttaatcttacccggtaaaaacatgttcactgcaaatctgagggctgctagtcagcTTGACTGATTGctacagttcatctccgtcctcagtttccgtcaaagttataaaaaaacaaaacgagttgagtttacatccttgtctgttagtgcagccgaccacgcagcaagctaaaaccattttactgtcgaatcaactaaataaaagcgataaaaggctacaaactggcttgttttggctagcttcactggagtttctacaggTATAAactgtctttttgccgtccatcatggtgaagggggcggtcacatgagaggcgtgacgtcacgtgcaaagggccaATATTAGCATTCATTTGCTACTGTTCACATAAGGAACAATAGTTCACAGGTATTAAATAAACTAATGCAGTTTTAAAAGTTGCACATTTTACAGAAACAATGTAAAATTTTAACTGATAAAAGTGTTAcaagttaattttttttaactaaataaGTTCTTTACCACAGAAATGCACACCTAAGCTCATCTGTTTACTAATTTGAACTATAAAGGATAATGAATGACTTGAATTTTTAGGGACAGAAGACCGAAGCAGAGAAATACTATCTGAGAGCCATTCAGCTGGATCCATCTAAAGGAAACTGCTACATGCACTATGGTAAGAAAATACATTAGAGTCTGTATCATGATCATTTACACCTGCCACAGTAACAAAAGGCACAATATATGATCAAATAAACCATCCAGCTGTTTGCAGTAGCTTAGCAGAGCCAAAGAGAAGCTGCAGCTCAGAAAGCAGAACGTGTGCataaagccaaaaaaaaaagctctgggggTATTTTATATAGTGgggaaataaatggtaaatggtacaaCTCCccagggtgctttacaacacaaacacattcacatgctgatggtgatgagccacttgttgccacagctgccctggggggcactgacagagaggctgctgagctctggcgCCACCACTaggcaaggtgggtgaagtgtcttgtccaaggatacAACGActacgacagactgagcggggctcgaacgtcCCACCCTCCGGGTACAGGGCGGGCACTTAGctcctctgccaccgtcgcccactctAACAAAAACAGTGTAACATGGTCAACCGCTCCAAAAGTGGGTTTTTATTAAGTAGTCCTTTTAACACATTTCTTCAGGCATTTGAGAAACATTTTCTGTAGATGGTAAACGGCCCGTATTTGATATAGGGCCTtcaagagtcctagaaccccccgaggcactttacaacacaaacattcATTTACGCCCTGGtgctgatgagctacagtgtagccacagctgccctgggggcatcatttggaattctaggatgtccaaggaagggcCCGCCTTTCTCTCCTCTGAAtggctggaagggctctactacgattggcttcTTCGTGTAAGAGGAAACAGTTTTCCCTCGCTGCAGGCTTTTATGTTtgcagccagatcttgaggagttttttgaagaaaaagtgaactcatcgctataataaacatcctttcctgtttagcaacaaaccaggttcagtttctttcataaaatAACCTGAACAACATCAAATGTGAACTTCTAATAATTATTGTAGCATTTTATCACACTGTAGACTGACTATATATGTTGGCTCTATTGGGGTTATCTTATTATTTCATTATTAGGCTATCCTGCTTTAATAGGTTAAATGTGTGTCATTTAATCAaaagctaagttaaagctaattATGATTTAGgcctatttttcaccagttttcatcATTCTAGAGAAGAAACAGACTTGATGTACACAGCTTGGCTgaatagggcagttttattaaatgTCATACCCAGGCAAGGCACATATTTTTATCCTATGTACTCTAATGCTTCAGAGCCAAGAGATATaaagtaagtccaacagtttgataaatgcaacaagatttaaaagtcacattttatgtttttctggtttttttatgaaacataaaaCATGAAATATTGTGCAAACCAGGACAGAATGTTTATTCtagcgctaagttcacattttctttactaaactccccaaaacagctttctgctggtggcagaaGGACACAGTCAGCACTTAGCAACGACAGCCAGTTAGCtgttaaatgaaatagccaatcgtagtagagcct is a window encoding:
- the tmtc2a gene encoding protein O-mannosyl-transferase TMTC2 encodes the protein MITELVCTAVAVGLYLNTLDADFCYDDSRAIKTNPDLLPDTPWTNILYDDFWGTLLTHSGSHKSFRPLCTLSFRLNYTLNGLHPWGYHLLNIVLHGLVTALVTTLSRSLLGGGLWSLLAGLLFASHPVHTEAVAGVVGRADVGAALFFLLSLFCYVRHCGLRRDLHEAFRSRRCIGSSVTRCWGWMLSSLWCAAASMLWKEQGVTVLAVSAVYDLFVFQRLHFHQALRLMAGKKRNISVLLSLCTLASWGVILLSARVYWMGNKPPNFSNSDNPAADSSHLLTRMLTFLYLPAANAWLLLCPDKLSFDWSMDAVPLVRSLTDWRNLYTIAFYGGFILLAFFGLRGLISTAKESIGKAHMTNGKSITNGNGYHVPDTNQNTDLGLPKTGLNGSASPYHCSPQMPLPPTESLLVFSLGILALPFIPATNLFFYVGFVIAERVLYIPSVGFCLLVAAGARTLYIRLRTRGCKTLMLCFCIGLVLLNGLRTVQRNKDWSNEENLYKSGINVNPAKAWGNLGNVLKNQGKMAEAETAYRNALHYRGNMADMLYNLGLLLQEGERFTEALHYYKMAIGSRPTLASAYLNTGIILMNQGNLEEAKRTFLTCAEIPDENLKDPHAHKSSVTSCLYNLGKLLHEQGQQEDALLVYKEAVQKMPRQFAPHSLFNMMGEAYMRLDRLEEAAYWYKESLRVKPDHIPAHLTYGKLLSITGQKTEAEKYYLRAIQLDPSKGNCYMHYGQFLLEQSRLGEAAEMAERAAELDTSEFDVVFNAAHMLRQANLNEAAERQYKRAASLRPDYPAALMNLGAILHLNGKLPEAEANYLRALQLKPDDVITQSNLRKLWNIMERQDLRTKQGDA